A single region of the Gasterosteus aculeatus chromosome 1, fGasAcu3.hap1.1, whole genome shotgun sequence genome encodes:
- the LOC120821169 gene encoding diablo IAP-binding mitochondrial protein, which translates to MAALRKVTTCLRLLRSSAPVLFSSRKPAVHKAVKWTSIVYTGVASLAVGGGLCAVPFKQVENLSHDSLIKRAASLVTDSSSTFLSQTSLALIDAITEYSKAVHTLIALQKRYLQSLEKLSPTEEDTIWQVIIGQRSQIRDRQDECKRFESTWVSAVRLCETAAEAAYISGAEHAAITVRSNIQVAQSQVEVAQKLSLDSDKKLAETKVMEVERVMQYVASSQNNIEEEEVPEAYLRED; encoded by the exons ATGGCCGCGCTACGGAAAGTAACAACATGCCTCCGTCTCCTCAG GAGTTCAGCTCCTGTCCTGTTCAGCAGCAGAAAACCTGCAGTCCATAAAGCGGTCAAATGGACAAGTATTGTGTACACGGGCGTAGCGTCTCTTGCTGTGGGCGGCGGGCTTTGTGCTGTTCCTTTCAAACAG GTTGAAAACCTCTCTCACGACTCTCTAATCAAACGAGCTGCCTCTCTGGTTACAGACAGTTCAAGCACGTTTCTGTCTCAGACCAGTTTGGCTCTCATAGACGCCATTACAGAGTACTCTAAA GCTGTGCACACACTCATAGCCCTGCAAAAAAGATATTTGCAATCACTGGAAAAACTGAGTCCTACAGAAGAAGATACCATCTGGCAAGTGATCATTGGTCAACGTTCACAG ATTAGAGACCGACAAGATGAATGCAAGCGCTTTGAGTCAACCTGGGTCAGCGCAGTCAGGCTGTGTGAAACAGCAGCTGAGGCAGCATACATCTCAG GAGCTGAACATGCTGCCATCACAGTGAGGTCCAACATCCAGGTAGCCCAATCGCAGGTGGAGGTAGCACAGAAACTGTCATTGGATTCAGATAAGAAGTTAGCCGAGACTAAAGTAATGGAGGTTGAAAGGGTGATGCAATATGTTGCCTCCTCACAAAATAacattgaagaggaggaggtgcctGAGGCTTATCTAAGAGAAGACTGA